From a single Candidatus Baltobacteraceae bacterium genomic region:
- a CDS encoding AI-2E family transporter — protein sequence MQNAVTPAGWRRFFTILIAIAVAIVLYLFAEHIPRTISIFLIAAFIAFGLQPVCRRLTVRGIPKALAITIVFVVLLVVIVVGLLVIVPLTIAQLQALITNAPSYVVSVQNWSHAAELWLQNRVPGLHVPPGAFDIGQLGSERLTALATGTLTSLGAIVIGTATAFFVAFSSIVLSFFFLLNDEQIVEAFASLFPAKRRATARKLATEVTDTFGSFISGQVLVSAITGVVVAVLSALLGFKFSLILGIITAIAYAIPVIGMLIAQAIAVVLCAPQGGWMILWVQVIMFVMARISDNILVPKIMGQSVGVSPIGVMFAVFAGGELFGIPGLLLGIPAAALIKILWRYFVAPWLNARLNQA from the coding sequence GTGCAAAACGCTGTAACACCGGCCGGCTGGCGGCGTTTCTTTACCATCCTGATCGCGATCGCGGTCGCGATCGTGCTCTACCTTTTTGCCGAGCACATTCCGCGCACGATCTCGATTTTTCTGATCGCGGCGTTTATCGCCTTCGGCTTACAACCCGTCTGCCGCCGCCTGACCGTGCGCGGCATTCCAAAAGCGCTCGCGATCACGATCGTCTTCGTCGTGCTCTTGGTCGTGATCGTCGTCGGCCTGCTCGTGATCGTTCCGCTGACGATCGCGCAATTGCAAGCCCTGATCACCAACGCACCGTCATACGTCGTCTCTGTACAGAACTGGTCGCATGCCGCCGAACTCTGGCTGCAAAACCGCGTGCCCGGGCTGCACGTTCCGCCCGGCGCATTCGACATCGGCCAACTCGGCAGTGAACGGCTCACCGCGCTCGCGACAGGGACGCTGACCTCGCTCGGTGCGATCGTCATTGGCACGGCGACCGCGTTCTTCGTGGCCTTCTCGTCGATCGTGCTGTCGTTTTTCTTCTTACTCAACGACGAACAGATCGTCGAAGCGTTCGCGTCGCTCTTTCCGGCCAAGCGGCGCGCGACCGCGCGCAAACTGGCGACCGAGGTCACGGACACCTTCGGCAGTTTCATCTCGGGCCAGGTGCTGGTGAGCGCAATCACGGGCGTCGTCGTCGCCGTGCTCTCGGCGCTGCTCGGGTTCAAGTTTTCCCTGATCCTCGGCATCATCACCGCGATTGCGTACGCGATCCCGGTGATCGGTATGTTGATCGCGCAGGCCATCGCCGTCGTGCTGTGTGCTCCGCAAGGCGGCTGGATGATTCTCTGGGTGCAGGTCATTATGTTCGTGATGGCGCGCATCAGCGACAATATCTTGGTCCCGAAGATCATGGGACAGTCGGTCGGGGTCTCGCCGATCGGCGTGATGTTCGCGGTGTTCGCCGGCGGCGAACTCTTCGGTATACCGGGCTTGCTGCTCGGCATTCCGGCCGCTGCGCTCATTAAGATTTTATGGCGATACTTTGTCGCTCCGTGGCTGAACGCGCGCCTTAATCAGGCGTAG
- a CDS encoding mechanosensitive ion channel family protein: MDFPSTWPTIRAIVIPVACIVVAAGAGALVELILTRKVSKMAYVRGHAWLFALVDALEAGMLFWSTALGIHIALTISSAPAKIEHLLDETLLVLVLASVTIIGARLAANTVHRFTRGTGEQIASATLLASVASGVVVVIGFLITLSSLGIAITPLLTALGVGGLAVALALQPPLANLFSGLQLVASRQIRPGDYIALPSGQQGFVEDINWRSISIRESANNLVVVPNLVLAQELFINYRLPEPRVAVRVPLRVAYGSDLTFVEKLALDAVSRMGEEINDPRASHEPYVRVHEFADTTINLSVNFFVRRAVDQERASSEYLRRLYELMQQHGVESPAAGPIVPHPEPAGRG; this comes from the coding sequence ATGGATTTCCCCTCGACCTGGCCCACGATTCGCGCGATCGTAATTCCGGTCGCTTGCATCGTGGTGGCGGCAGGCGCCGGAGCGCTCGTCGAACTGATCCTAACGCGCAAGGTTTCGAAGATGGCATACGTGCGCGGGCACGCGTGGCTCTTCGCCCTGGTCGATGCGCTCGAAGCCGGGATGTTGTTCTGGAGCACCGCCCTGGGTATCCATATCGCGCTCACGATATCGTCGGCGCCTGCGAAGATCGAACATCTGCTCGACGAGACGCTGCTCGTGCTCGTACTGGCGTCGGTCACGATTATCGGCGCGCGTTTAGCCGCCAACACGGTGCACCGGTTCACGCGCGGAACCGGCGAACAGATCGCGTCCGCGACGCTGCTCGCCAGCGTCGCGAGCGGCGTGGTCGTGGTGATCGGCTTTCTGATCACGCTCAGCTCGTTGGGGATCGCGATAACGCCGCTGCTCACCGCGCTCGGCGTCGGCGGCTTGGCTGTTGCGCTTGCGCTGCAGCCGCCGCTCGCCAATCTTTTCTCGGGACTCCAGCTCGTCGCGTCGCGCCAGATTCGGCCGGGCGATTACATCGCGCTTCCCAGCGGCCAGCAAGGCTTCGTCGAGGACATCAACTGGCGCAGCATTTCGATCCGTGAGTCGGCGAACAACTTGGTCGTCGTTCCGAACTTGGTGTTGGCGCAAGAACTGTTCATCAACTATCGCCTCCCCGAGCCGCGCGTCGCGGTGCGCGTTCCGCTGCGGGTGGCATACGGCAGCGATCTTACGTTCGTCGAGAAGCTCGCGCTCGATGCCGTTTCGCGCATGGGGGAGGAGATCAACGATCCGCGAGCGTCGCACGAGCCATACGTGCGAGTTCACGAGTTCGCCGACACCACGATAAACCTGTCGGTGAATTTCTTCGTCCGGCGCGCGGTCGATCAGGAACGCGCAAGCAGCGAATATTTGCGGCGTCTCTACGAGCTGATGCAGCAGCACGGCGTCGAATCCCCGGCTGCCGGCCCGATCGTACCGCATCCCGAGCCCGCCGGCAGAGGTTAG
- a CDS encoding S53 family peptidase, translated as MDEERWVVPGSTRERPPGEFVAASDPAERVTVTVIVRSKHSSAPPPGHLTREEYAGAYGAGEGDLERVEAFARDHRLSVIERDPARRTIRLEGNVAQMSEAFGVSLSTYKVESKSFRARTGTISLPPSLQNVIEAVLGLDTRPQARPHFQIAEHAATSFTPPQIAALYDFPSGVDGTGETIGIIELGGGYTAADFSAYCAQLGVSEPAVTIVTVDGATNSPGSDADTEVMLDVEMVGTIAHGAKIVLYFTPNTDQGFIDAVTTAVHDQTNEPSVISISWGAPESEWTSAAMNALDSACAAAAAMGVTVCVASGDGGSSDGVNDGAPHADFPASSPHALGCGATTVSASGGEINSEVAWSDSGGGVSAVFALPSWQINANVPAPPDPSGGRGVPDVCADGDPNTGYAIRVNGTSEVVGGTSASAPLWAALIALMNQQLGTSAGFLNPKLYTLAGYPNSPGPLHDITSGSNGAYEAGTGWDPVTGLGSPDGARLETALR; from the coding sequence ATGGACGAGGAGCGTTGGGTCGTACCCGGCAGCACGCGCGAACGGCCGCCCGGCGAGTTCGTTGCCGCCTCCGATCCGGCCGAGCGGGTCACGGTGACGGTGATCGTGCGCTCGAAACACTCGAGTGCGCCGCCTCCGGGTCATCTGACGCGCGAAGAGTACGCCGGCGCGTACGGCGCCGGTGAAGGCGATCTCGAACGCGTCGAGGCATTTGCCCGCGATCACCGGCTCAGCGTGATCGAGCGCGATCCGGCACGCCGCACGATTCGTTTGGAAGGGAACGTCGCGCAGATGAGCGAGGCGTTCGGGGTTTCGCTTTCGACATACAAAGTCGAATCGAAGTCCTTTCGCGCTCGCACCGGAACGATTTCACTGCCGCCGTCATTGCAAAACGTGATCGAGGCAGTGCTCGGGCTCGACACGCGTCCGCAAGCGCGTCCGCATTTTCAAATCGCCGAACACGCGGCAACGTCGTTCACGCCGCCGCAAATCGCTGCGCTCTATGATTTTCCGAGCGGAGTCGACGGCACGGGCGAGACCATCGGCATCATCGAACTCGGCGGCGGCTACACGGCTGCGGACTTCTCGGCGTACTGCGCGCAACTCGGCGTTTCCGAGCCGGCGGTCACGATCGTAACCGTCGACGGCGCGACGAATTCCCCCGGATCGGATGCGGACACGGAAGTCATGCTCGACGTCGAAATGGTGGGCACGATCGCGCACGGAGCGAAGATCGTCCTGTACTTCACGCCCAACACGGATCAGGGCTTCATCGACGCGGTGACGACCGCGGTTCACGACCAAACCAACGAGCCGTCGGTGATCTCGATCAGTTGGGGCGCGCCGGAGTCGGAATGGACGAGCGCGGCGATGAACGCGCTGGACTCCGCCTGCGCGGCAGCGGCGGCAATGGGCGTGACGGTCTGCGTTGCCTCCGGCGACGGCGGCTCGAGCGACGGTGTCAACGACGGCGCGCCGCACGCGGATTTTCCGGCTTCGAGTCCGCATGCGCTGGGCTGCGGGGCGACGACCGTCAGCGCCTCAGGCGGCGAAATCAATTCCGAGGTGGCGTGGAGTGATTCCGGCGGAGGCGTGAGCGCCGTCTTCGCGCTTCCGTCCTGGCAAATCAACGCCAACGTTCCGGCGCCCCCCGATCCGAGCGGCGGACGCGGCGTGCCCGACGTGTGCGCCGACGGCGATCCGAACACCGGTTACGCGATCCGCGTGAACGGAACGAGCGAAGTCGTCGGCGGAACGAGCGCTTCGGCGCCGTTATGGGCCGCGCTGATCGCCCTGATGAACCAGCAGCTCGGAACCAGCGCGGGTTTTCTCAACCCCAAGCTCTACACGCTTGCGGGGTATCCGAATTCGCCGGGTCCCTTGCACGACATTACCAGCGGAAGCAACGGCGCGTATGAGGCGGGCACCGGATGGGATCCGGTGACGGGCTTGGGTAGTCCGGATGGTGCGCGCTTGGAAACGGCGCTGCGCTAG